The genomic stretch ctacaaATTGAGcttattcagtctaggatcaagtaggactttatttggttgtaatataGACTGCGgaacgggtaggatacatttagatgtAAGAgtactacacctccctaagcactttaatacatatactttaacattcaaatcccatacttatgtcaaaccaactcCGCCTTTACATTAATGTATTTTACCCCAaacttctttaagcacaagcacaattacatcaagagttcaccacttatcaaggaatttttttccacaacaatacaacttttttttttctttcttttctttattttttattcatgtggctcttactttttcaaaatagtggacctttctccttatttcattagttccactcaaaagccaaacaaaccaccccacactttaacttttacacggctcataacaattcaagtgctcatgagaggttagaaggttcaaatagatggttaattcaaacaaatgggtaaagcttataatgtggttgccaaagaaacaggattataggctcaaaggggttaactacgatacataacaattaggcggataaaagatacatatctggctcaacaaagaaacgcctatatcacttctaagactgaataaaactactattttgctttgcaaatacacggggcaagttctaggcatcaaatgcaatgcacagaataatacccaaacctcacacacacacatggcacataactcactcaagattagattcatcaagacactctagtcaaagcagttaagcaaagttaaaatcatacaatttaaggtacttatacaagagttaaaaactgagcctaagcgtcacaaccaaagtactcactattctcaatgcataacaaagtcaagagatattgtttcatttcaaaacacaacacaatggctcctattcctaaaaaaagactaactacacccggttcaaataaaactcttggaaaagaaccacgacacaaagaaaaaccaaaggagaattgctacactacctaactttagacttaaatccctcaagaaaattatctAATAGATACaccgtcgggaaaagtccaagcttttcaattttaaaaaaatcaattaTACTAAtataactaaaatagcatagaaagttaCCTAGACAATcccctcaccccacacttaaaattgtgcattgtccctaatgcacaCCCATACATACAAGAGGATAAAAGAAACTCcttggtaggccaaaggccgaagcactagcatctcatagggtactcagacttctcccatgcatagtccttcgtgcgggtacctcacactttgtTCCAACCATCtagtttgttgttgcatcctttcaatagctttgctttccatgctcctagaaaatcaaaaatcgacaatacaaaaataatataataataataaaataataataataataataataataaaacaaaagaaagcagtaaagttgggttgcctcccgataagcgcttgatttaacgtcgcggcacgatgtgaatcactttctgcctccCCTTCGAATTTATGaattggaccccaagttttgattttGCTATGTGATCATGCTCCTGGGGTGGTGGAATgaatctgactggcccaataaaataatgtagtattctgcatTTCTTGGCCTTTAGATAAGGTGTGTAATCCCGACTTTCTGGCAAGAAGAATTCCAAAATGTAAGCACCTTGTTCCTGATTTCTTGACTCCTCAAGTGGTTCGGATGACTCTATTTTTATATCATCATCCAAATACAATATGGAAAAATGTttggagtgtggaccaatgcgctcaactacatgaacgttgggactgtctacattctcaacactaatgacaatagagtcaactaaatatgtatcctcaatatccttggttgactctaatATCTCTTCTACGATATcggcatcctcaaaatctagatcgattgattgttggtgttctactctagCCTTCTCCTCTAGCTCATCCTCGTATTTTTTTAAATCCTCCAGTATAATGGCAATTTCTGCAGTCAATTCATACTCATATTGGCTATTATCCACAATGTCAACTTGTTGCGAtttacaaggttcaattaatttattcgcttgagcctccaagttATGAATAGTTGCCCCTTGCCTTTGTACCAGCAGTTGTATCTCATCATATTGTTCTATAAGGAACTTTAGCATATCCTCGATCTCTTTCAGGTCCTCATAactgggttctttgttcctattaacttcaccatcaaagtaaggggttgggggaagataagaaatataagcacaaccatgaaagtgaccatattgaccaccacacatatcacacacattccacacataagattgagttggtgcataTAACTCGCTCTcaagaatattttgataattttgccttCATGATTTCCTCCACAATATGCATAACGAGGATCAAAaatagaattaccaacatcaaaactctcataattccaagtTGTCATGTCtcttaaatcaaaaataaaaaaattaaaaataaataattaatcaaatacacgaaaacaaaaataagttcaaacttgcaacctagaaatatgtacacctacagctacaccgttagttccccggcaacggcaccaaaatttgatcacgcccaactatgccttataaaaaggacaaagcggttgttgcaaatataatccagtttacaagtccggagttgAATCCCACAAAGAACTAAAGCTTAGCTAtagttgttcactatcaccaagaatacaagcttgaacaattcctaacttatagatattaagattcttgtgtttaactaactaactaacaaattaaaataataaattaatactaaagatactacaggttggagaaaagattaaggaggtctagagttataatttccccaattgtcggaatccttcctgctatgtcttctataatttcgcctaagtatacTCTACCGACATAAGCgctctgcgtgttgtaattctctcccgagtaattacgataatttactagacatactctcccgagttacgctagctggctttaattacaaCTCACTTAGATCACACACACaatttcgttatccctaatcccacctttaaacccttggttattgattcctcacatacatcaggagtgatgttgttcaacaactacctaaatatgcactctctcccgagtaacacatactaaataggcacatctaattgagggcccttcaatcaaccacaagaataatatagttgaacaaatagagaaaatactacggctcaattatataaaaacataacaagaatttatcctacaaaaggatccatcaaaaccctagataacaaattagctattcataatagtatgtaaaactacaatgctaaaagtcataactaacaatgaaaaataggaaggggaaggaaaaactcgtagaagaattccccgccttgctcctattgtgtctctgtctccttaggtcgaatctcggtcttcttagcctccttaggtctaaaatatgtcaaaagtatgtccaaggtcttcaaaataccgtttttttcatgtatatatataccaagtagggttgggcccaaataattacaccttctcctacgcgaaaaaggacaTATTTTCCGGATAGGATGTGCGTGACCACGCTCAGACCGCGCATATCCACTTTGATTCTGCCTGACGAGCGTGGCCACGCTCTTAACGCGCACTTTTCACCTTGTTCCATATGGAATTtagaaaaacgtaaaacatgaaagttttaGCCTTTTGATTTAgttttccaaccatatattgtggatccCAAATGGAATTCTGAGTAAAAGGTTATGTTCATTTTACTAGATAGTATGCAATatacctactcgattcttcgtttgttctaactatcatccgttgacccCTGAACACAatcccgacttaattccttgagcATTTACTCAGTCTTCAAAGctctaaatcacttgaattcatttcataacatctacatagctcggaatcgctcctacaaggcataaaacacacaattagtgcaaaatactagcgattaaagctcaaactcaattaaagtgcagtaaattagaatgtaataagcgactaaaatatgcaattatagcctatcatcagaaACCTATTAAAATAAGTCACAATGTGCCAGCCATATACCACCTCTTTTTTGCGGATGACCTAATCCTATTTGCTAAGGCTGATAACTCTAGCGCAACCTCTATCATTAACATATTCAACTTTATTGCCCACCGATCCGGCCAAAGaattaatttttgaaaactaaaaatcattttttttatctaaTGTACCGCCTACAAAACAAGCAACGCTGGCTACAACACTAAACATTAAGATAAAAACAAATGTAGGTAAGTATCTGGGTTTCCCAATCACTAACATGCAACCAAAAAGCTGTGATTACCAATTCATTTTGGACAGGATGAATACTAGACTTAAAGGTTGGAAAGCCAATCTACTGAGCTTATTTGGCAAAGTAACCCTTATACAATTGACTCTCTCAGCAATACCTACACACTCCATGCAAATAAACCTTCTACCAGCTAAGATTAGAAATAATATCAATCGCATACAGTGCAACTTTCTATGGGGGTCAACAATAAGAAAACGAAAAGTTCATCACATCAATTGGAATATAGTAGCTTCTCCTAAAAGAGAGGGTGGACTGGGATTGTATAAAGCAATAGGAAAGAATATTACACTCCTTTCTAACCTACTATGGAGATCACACACAAACCCTGATACcaccaacaataacaacaatccagtataatcccactagtggggtctggagagggtagtgtgtactcAAACCTTAACCCTACCAaaagtagagagactgtttctaaatagaccctcgacatccttccctccaagaactccccacatttgctcttggggtgactcgaactcacaacctctcggttggaagtgagggttgcttaccatcagagcaacccctcttgtctaaaGCGCTGCCAAACAACAAACCTTGACACCCTTTGGGTAAAAActcttaaagaaaaaatataccAAAACACAAAGAAGAAATCACACGGTTTTCAAAAATAATGACTCCTACATCTGGAAAAGTGTTGCCAAACATACTATTTCTTCTCCAAAGGTATATCCTGGAACATTGGAAGCGGGACAAAAGTACGACTTTGAGAAGATAGGTGGGTTACAGGTAGCCAGGCACTACGGGAATTAATCAAGGGACCACTCAACATGGAAGATTCTACTAAAACAGTTAACATTATCATTACCAATAATATCTGGAATCTAGACACACTAACATATGACCTACCAAATACGATCTCTAACATCATACAACAAACTTACATCCTCTTCTCTGAACACCTAAATGACTCCTTCTTCTGGAAAGAAATTGAGGATTGGAACTTCACAACGAAATCAGTGTACAATCACTTCACTAGACTAACAGGGACTATCCGACAATAGGAACCTTTTTCTCTAGTTCTGGTTATGGAAAGTACACTGCCATAACAAACTAAAAACCTTCCTTTGGCTGCTACTACACCAACGACTACCAACTGCGGCTGTTCTATACCAAAGAAACATAATAGAAAATAATTCTTGCAAACACTGTGGTATAGAGGAAAATAAATACCACCTCATCTTTCAATGTCCCATCAACAGCAACATATGGGGATAACTAAACATCAGTCCACCAACACATTCAAACTATCTTGACTGGATAAAAGAAAATTGTACCTTAGATGCTCGACCAAACAATTTTTCCATACCTTTGGCAATAATAACCCCTATTATCCTTTGGCATATTTGGCTAAATCGCAACCAAAACCTCTTCAATAATGACTCCCACCACATTGATACCAGAAAAATAATTATGTACGCAATGGAATATCTCTGTCTCGCAAATCAGAATTTCAAACACCCAATAATGACCAAAATATTGATAAAATGGACCCCTAACCACACAACATCTATAAACTCAATTTAAATGGTGCACACCAAAAAAACTCTGATAAAGGAGGAGCAAGCGGAATCATCATAGATTCCAAGGGTCAATGGATTGATGGATTCTCTTACCATACAATGGCCTCATCACCCATCCAAGCTGAAATCATCGCCCTACTAAAAGGATTGAAACTTGCGTTCACAAAAAAATATGGAATACCGCTTATAGTGGAAACCGATTGCTAGGTATTACTACAATTCCTACATGACAATTGTCACACTAAAGCTAATGCTAATCTTCTCCATGATTGCAGGTTCTTGTTAGAAGCACTGGATCAACCGGAAGTTAGGCATGTCTACCGTGAAGGAAATCAAGTGGCGCACACACGAGCGAAGTTTGGAAGCAACTGTAACTCACATGTTAATGCCGAGTGTGGCGAGCACTTCTGGAGTGAACCACCTTTATTTGTTTTCTCTACTTTCTGCAAAGACAAACTAGGGATTGTTCCGATAAGATCAATCCGACACTATAATAACTCTCTTTatttttaattcttaataataatcaGCGCCCCACGTgcctttataaaaaaaaaattcttaccGGTCTAAAGTTAATTCTAAAATGGTTAAATTTTAAAACATTATAAATTATGACTACTCCTTAAATAGCTTCCTAAATATGGCTATTTGTGCACTCGCTTCTGCGAATGACCAACCCAAAAAGTGCCGAAGAGGGTCTAAACTCTAAACCCTCTCGCAGGAGCGCAAGCGCGGAGAGCACTGAGCCATGAACGTCGACGGCATCGTAAGAGATGAAACAAACCTCGCCGGAAAAGCTGAGGAGAAAGAGTACTCATacgaggaggaagaggaagagagGATGGTTGAAGAGTTAGGAATGTACAGAGGAAAGGTGAGATTGGTGAACAGTGAAGAGCCAGCAGAGGAGACTATGTTGCTTTGGGGAATTCAACAGCCAACGTTTTCAAAGCCCAATGCCTTCGCCCGTCAAACTTCTCTCCAGATCCCTATTGACGCTTGTGGCCGCTCTCTCTCCATTCTTCAGTCCCCTTCTAACCTGGTTTGTGCACTCCCTCTGTCCCAAATTACGTGATTCACTTTCCTTTTTTATCTGTTCCGGAAAAAAATGTACCCTTTTATACGTAGAAACAAGTTAACTTTAAATTTTCATACATGATTTATAGCTCCACCATTATTTATGGCTTGTTTTAGATagtttttcctttatttcttaATGGATTACTCTTGATTTAACTCGCTTAAGGTCAAAATGAGtacttttttcctctttttttttttttttgggggggggggggtctttcTGGtaatttgtttaattatcaaatgAAGATAAAGTAAGTTTTTATTCTTTATGGAGAGAAATTGATGAAATTGTCGGGAGAAACTTTTTCTATGCTTAGAAAATTATAAATTGGTTAATTATGATTAGTAGATTATGGGGGTTTTGAGTTAATATTTGGTTGTTTTGGGTATATAATCAGCCAATTAGACTGAATTCCCAAATCCACATCGACTTATCAATTGGCAAGTTTTTAAGGACTTCATGAAGATGAGTGAAAAGAGTGAGCCAGATAAACATGGATTTTGTCATTCTTATAATGAGTTAAGTCTAAAGAGTTAATACCCGAGAAGCAAATTACCACATGAAAGTTATCATCATTGATCAAGTTCCATGGTTTTTAACAGGCAGAAGATCTTATGAGTAGTAACTAGTAACTAAATTTAGCAGTCAATTTTAAGTGCAGCAAAGTCAGTGAAAACAAACTGCCAACCATCCAACGACAAATAGCGTGATCTGACCTTCGAGAAACTTGAGCAAATTTAGGACATGGTCTTTTTTCTCAAGGTTCAATACATGATTATCACAACTAGAACATTTTCAAGAAGTAAGCTTAGGAACAAAGAGGAGTATTGTCTCCTGCTGAACATTAATTGGAGTCTGCGCCCAAAATGGGCTCTGAAATGAACTGCGCTCCACTAATGGGTTCTTCTCTTTTTTTGCCCATTTAGGGCAGTTCACCTATAAAAAATGTGACATGTAGCCCAATAATGATTCTCGTTTCCGTCAAAAAGTTAGTTTACACTAGGCTCAATTTAAAAGTAGATTGCATGCTTCTTACGCTGGTTAAACATGTGACCTACTGTTAAATAGTGCATAAAATAAGCTTAACTTTTTTACTGAAACGGATATCACTATTGGGCTATAGGTCGCATGTTTTATATGTGAACTGCCCATAAAAGGACAAAAGAAAAACGAACCCATTGGTGGAGTGCAGTTCATTTCATAGCCCTTTTTTTTAGAACAGCAGCATGTAATTTTCGTATGCCAAAATTTCATAGCCCATTTCTGGCGCATTATGATACTCATTTGGGAATCATTAGTAAGTTACTTCTGCTGTTATAATCCATCTAGTTCAGCCTACTGTTAATTTTAAGCCAACACTGTTAGCGTTATTTTTTCCTTGTCATTGCCTTTGAAGGTCATTGTCTTATAGGTATGTATTCTTCCCATGTCCTTTCCTTACACAGGACAAAGGAGATActggtattattgttaattgctAACGGATCAAATCCTCATTACTTCAAATAACCTGCACTCCCCTCCCACTTGTCTGACTTGTACTTCTTGCTACCATGGGCCTCTCGAACAGAATTAGGGCAACATCAGAATCAGTAGCTCGAGATGTTTTATATATAGTAAATCACACCTATTGTATAGTGATAAAAAAAATAACACCTAGTCCTAGTGTATATGAACTTTAGCTGCATATTCTGCTTTTACTCTTGAAAATTATGATGACTTGGCTAAAGTTTGTGTCAGTTAGACACTTGGAATAGTAACTTATGAGATGACTAATAAGCTTTGGCAATGACTTGACCCAGAGGCAATTTAGGTTAGCTGCTGTTAGTTTATCTGCTGAAAGTTGAAATGCTTGTGAAACAATGTGATCTCCTTGCACTGGTAAAGCATTGACATTATTTCggttgctctctctctctctctctctctctctctctctctcacacacacacacacacacacacacacatcaaaTTTCTAACGACCAAGCTGTATTTTGTATTTCAGGGTACTCCTGGAGTAACTGGTTCTGTAATGTGGGATAGTGGAGTGGTCCTTGGGAAATTCTTGGAGCACGCTGTAGAATCAGGAAGAATTCATCTTCAAGGCAAGAAGGTTGTTGAGTTGGGCTCTGGCTGTGGATTAGTTGGGTAATGCTGTTTATATTTTATGACATTGATATTTGATTCGCATCCTCTCGAGCCGAGGGGCTTTTGAAAACAGCCCCTCTACctccctagggtaggggtaaggtcggCGTATACACTATCCTtcccagactccacttgtgggatttcactgggtttgttgttgttgttgttgttgatatctGATTTGTCAAAATGATTTTCCAGTCATTATTGGTTTAAGCTAGTGGATGGCAGTCAAGAGTTTGAAACGGTGCACTTGCACGTTCCAACAAAATAATGTTTGGATTAGTTCCTATTGTAGTTTCTTGTCTCCGGAATGTGTATGATAAACAAGGCATGGCATGTGCACAAAGTAAAGTACTTGCTCACAAATTTATGTTGGTAGCTAGTAGTAGAAATTAAATGTTTAAATCACTCACTTTACATGGCATAAGTATACTGTTGTTAAATGGTACAATTCTCTTATTAAGTTTCTCATACAATGTTTCCAGCTGCATTGCAGCTCTTTTGGGTGGTCAAGTTATTCTTACTGACCTACCGGATAGACTGAGGCTACTGAAGAAAAATGTAGAGGCTAATTTGTATGGAGATGTAAGAGGTTCTGCAACAGTGGATGAGCTCACATGGGGAGATGAGCTAGATCATGATATAAAGGATCCTTTGCCAGATTATGGTAATAATCTGAGATGGTCTCATTCCCTATAGCATTTTATTCACAATACATAATCAAATACCATATTCTTATATCTGCGGTTGTTTAGTTTCCCTTCACAATGTTGTCGCATATTGCTTTatattgttattttcttttcttatccttatcTTTTCTTTGTGGAGGAGGTGAACTAGAATTAGTTATATACTATTTAACTGTCTAACCACAGAAGTATTATTTTTCCAGAATTCTTGTCAATAATCCTTTTTTCATTTATAGATTAGAAGCCTTATCGAATGAAGGTTTTGTAGAACTTGAAGTTGTTGTTGTGTATATGACTGGCTTCTATTAAGTTGAGACATTTGCCAGCTTTAGGCTTTTAATATATTAGAGCAATCCTGAAAGGCAAAATGGGTAACACCCCCCCCCCTTTGAAATCAATTTGTCCGGTGACAAGTGGTGAGTAGATCTATGTATGTAATCAATAGACTAAATATGGAGAAAATTACATCTTCAATAAGAGATATATGTCAATTGgctacttttgttttattttttcctttttaaaaaaaaaaaaattgataagGATGTCAAGTGGCTGCATAACAACTACAAATGAATCAGTTTGTTTTGACCCTTGCTCCTGCTCTTAAGAAGCTTTCTTACAAAGTCCGACCAGAATCAAAACCTAATTTCATTTCTCCCTCACTTGAAAAGTTGCGGTGGGTGTATATGGGTTGTTATGCACTTTGCCAttctggaaccgtacccgggatttccaggtatgaagctaaccacggacgaacctcctcgcccatttctaacttttcattgtaaagggactcatcttcatcaatGAACCCCAAGTATTCATTCAGTTCCCTCCCGGTGAATACCACATATTTGTTTCTCACCTTGGTCACCTTAGTGACCTTCAAGATATGGGCCACATTGctgtaaaattccttgaccatatGCTTATTTGCCTTCAAacaattatctttaaagaactcccaacccgcTCGAGCCTGAAACTATCTATgaacattggggtgtaggggtggAAGTTCTTTGTCAATGAAGCttctctcaagaatcaacttctgtaatggccaccattccctaaacttgtggaacacCACCTAGCTGACAAAtcgatcttcccaaacttcaggttttctagttcattcaacacccccaacctggggCACACCACTGTCCGGTACCTCATTATCACTATTCGTCCCACCTTCTACACTCTCCCCAGAtactgaagctgtgggggaggtggagtattcaccgcTGCCTGTTGTTGAGCCATCAGACAACTCAGACGGTACACGTTGTAGGGCTTGGGAAGTATGTGAAGCTGGGGCTGTAGGAGTTGGCCCTGAATCAGAAGAGATGTATTGAGAGggtacgtactcactccccgattggtcATCTATAACaatttgtttccttgttttcaTTTTAGGTCGGGGAGTGAGTTTAACTTGTTTTCCTTTTCTGAGTTAGCAAGTAGGTATATATAGGTTGTTCGTGCTATCAGTTTTAGACCAGTCCAAAATTGCTGCTGAGCGTATATGGGTTGTTGATactcttatcttttttttttttagaatttgttGGGTCTGATTAATTTTGCCTATTTATGAAACACTGTTGCCACCTAATCTTGCAAAGAAAATGGATGTTCTTACCTACAGCTTTACACCCTCTCACCGCTCCCTCTACCCATAGCAAAACATGGGACACCACCTCAATGTTTTCTACGTTGACATGCCAAAAGATTTTTTAGGGACCCTCAGGGTTTGGTGCAGAGGTAAGACTGCAGCATATGATGTGTGGGTTGAGCAGACGAGTTTGAACCCTGTCATGGATAAAAGTctgtatttaagtggagaaggataGAGGGACTGATCCATTATCCACTTAGTTTCGAACTGCGAGCCAGCTAGCCCTAGGGGATTTCTCTGTTATTTAAAAAATATCACATACTCAGCTTGATAGCTCACATACCACCCCCTTTCTCTTCTTTCATGTTCCAAAGGCCAGGTAAATGGTCTCTGGTCACTTGTCCAGTTTGCATATCCTTGATTTTAGTTTACTGTTTCATGTTCTGAATATATTTGTATTTCAGTACTTGGATCAGACGTGATTTATAGTGAGGGAGCTGTCATGGATTTGTTAGCAACACTTCTCAACCTCTCTGGTACTCAGACAACAGTTATTTTAGCTGGAGAACTCCGGAACGGTATAGACTCTGGATATTACTAAACTTCAGATGGTCTGGAGATAGATATATATCATGTGATTTTCTTGTGGCAGATGCTATCCTTGAGTACTTCTTACAAGCAGCTGCAGAGGATTTCACTATTGGCCGTGTAGATCAAAACCAGTGGCATCCAGATTGTTGCAGTCCTCGAGTGGTAATATATGTTTTGGTGAAGAAGTGGAGAAAAGAAAAGTAAGAATCAAGGCTGACAAAGAAATGGCACGAGCCATTAGAACATTGGAGACTCATTCACAAAATGGAACCAACGATATACCTGTGCTTCACATATGATCTGCTAAAGTGTTCTACTGGCTTTCTTTCTGTGTAATCCAGTTGTACCATTGGGTAGATAAACCAATGACCTAATTGTTTTTCCTCATTGACGATTTAGTGATTTTCAGTCATGTAAATGTCATGTCCATCTGTTAAATAGTGGGGCTTGTTATGCAAAGGTCTATGCATTTGGCTTTGGTTCATTCTCTTGTTAATTGTTGAATCATTTGAAGGTTGTGCTTGGAAATTATTAATATCTCTTATTTGGTATATTTGGCTAACTAGTTTCTTGGTTCtgttttcttactttcttttGGGATCAACAGTGTTTTGTGGAAATTTCTTCATGTAGATTATATTTGCAGAGATGGAAATACTCAAAAAAAAACGTCTTAATTGGCAATAGctagaaaaaaaataaaggacttgaactaaacaaagaaatagTTTATCGGTTCAAATAAATTACTGGGCTATTTATTGGAACTCATTTGAATAGCTGCCAGCTAAAGGAATTTTTTAATCTTTTCATGCTTCGATGTCCAACAAAAAGTTAGCCATGGAATTTTTGATTGTTAGCATGATAAAGATGCTTCATTTtattaacacttcatcctgtatTATCATTTTAGGATGTCATTTAAA from Nicotiana sylvestris chromosome 12, ASM39365v2, whole genome shotgun sequence encodes the following:
- the LOC104235779 gene encoding uncharacterized protein, with protein sequence MNVDGIVRDETNLAGKAEEKEYSYEEEEEERMVEELGMYRGKVRLVNSEEPAEETMLLWGIQQPTFSKPNAFARQTSLQIPIDACGRSLSILQSPSNLGTPGVTGSVMWDSGVVLGKFLEHAVESGRIHLQGKKVVELGSGCGLVGCIAALLGGQVILTDLPDRLRLLKKNVEANLYGDVRGSATVDELTWGDELDHDIKDPLPDYVLGSDVIYSEGAVMDLLATLLNLSGTQTTVILAGELRNDAILEYFLQAAAEDFTIGRVDQNQWHPDCCSPRVVIYVLVKKWRKEK